Genomic segment of Tindallia magadiensis:
GCTATCGAGTATATACCCTCAGCGACATTTGGAGACTTAATATTATTAAAGATTTACGTAAACTTGATTTTTCGATTCCTCAAATCAAAAATTACCTTGAAAACAGAACATTAAATCATTCTATTTCTATGCTGGAAAAAGAAATAAAGATTATTCAAAGTAAAATCAAGCCCTTAGAGTTACTTGAAAAGAAACTCCATCAAAAGTTAACTGACTTAAAAAAACTGAAATCTTTCCAACTTCTTAACACGATTCATTACCAAAAAATTGACGATCGTAAAATCATTTTTGTCGATGGTTTTCTTGCTCAAGACGAAGCCGTTGATTTAGCCTTTAGAGAGCTGGAAAAAACCGATGACGAAACACTTTCCTTAGTAGGTAATCAAGACATGGGCGTGTTTATTGATGAAAAAAGTTTTCAAGCCCGCAATTATACTTCCTACCATACCGCTTTTTTCTTTGTTCAAGATCAAGAAAAGACGTGGCACCGTATTATTAAAGGAGGTATGTTCGCCTGCTTTATGTATCAAGGTCCCTATTCACAAAGTCAAGTAATGTTTGAGAAAATAGTTGCTGACATTTATTCAAAAAACTATCGTATTACTGGCAAAGCCATGGAAATCTATCGCCTTGACATCCATACTACGGCTGATGAAAACGAGTTTTTAACCGAAATCCAAATTCCTGTTTCGACAATATAGTACTTTGTGTGCATTTTCAGATCAAAGGTCTGAAATTGTCATAATCTTCTTGGCATTCCTTGTCATATTCGATAAAATAAACAAAGATCTTTTAATAATCATCCTGTGCAGACTGAGTAGTTATTTGAAACCATTTCAGAAGAGGTGTTTGTGTAATGAAAAAAGTATATGAAAATCAGATTCTTCAGCTAGATGTCGATGAATCAACTCAACAGCTTTATCTTACCGTGCTGGATAAAAGTGCAAAAATGGCTTCTTTTGACACTGTAACAAAAGAAAATCCTAGAGTGAAAGTAGGTAACTTTAAGGGCTTAAAAGAGGCTTTTGAAGCACCAGGACACCAATCCCTGATCGGCGACTTTAAGCCTTTAATTGATTTAACAGTTTC
This window contains:
- a CDS encoding MerR family transcriptional regulator — translated: MKKEYSIGEICQLYQLGPDSLRYYEKKGLLHPTRKPNGYRVYTLSDIWRLNIIKDLRKLDFSIPQIKNYLENRTLNHSISMLEKEIKIIQSKIKPLELLEKKLHQKLTDLKKLKSFQLLNTIHYQKIDDRKIIFVDGFLAQDEAVDLAFRELEKTDDETLSLVGNQDMGVFIDEKSFQARNYTSYHTAFFFVQDQEKTWHRIIKGGMFACFMYQGPYSQSQVMFEKIVADIYSKNYRITGKAMEIYRLDIHTTADENEFLTEIQIPVSTI